Genomic DNA from Candidatus Methylomirabilota bacterium:
ACGCCGCTCAAGCTCGCGGTGCCCCTGCAGGCGGCGGGGGTGCCGATCCTCGGCACCTCGCCCGACGCGATCGACCGCGCCGAGGACCGCGAGCGCTTCAACGCGCTCATCCGCGAGCTCGGCTTGAACCAGGCGGCGGGCGCCACCGCGCGCTCGCTCGCCGAGGCGCAGACGATCGCCTCCGGGATCGGCTACCCCGTGCTCGTGCGCCCCTCGTACGTCCTCGGCGGGCGCGCGATGCGGCTCGTGTACGACGACCGCGACCTCTCCCAGTACATGCGCGAGGCGGTGCGCGTGTCGCCCGAGCACCCGGTGCTCATCGACAAGTTCCTCGAGGACGCGATCGAGATCGACGTGGACGCGGTCGCCGATCCCGAGCGCGTGATCGTCGGCGGGGTCATGGAGCACATCGAGAAGGCCGGCGTCCACTCGGGCGACGCCGCCTGCGCGCTCCCGCCCTACTCGCTCGGTGAGGACCAGATCCGGGCGCTCTGCGAGCAGACGAAGGCGCTGGCGAAGGCGCTCTCGGTCGTGGGCCTCATCAACGTGCAGTTCGCGATCCGCCAGGAGACGATCTACGTCCTCGAGGTGAACCCGCGCGCCTCGCGCACCGTGCCGTTCGTCTCGAAGGCGATCGGCACGCCGCTCGCGAAGCTCGCCACGCGCGCGCTGCTCGGCCGGTCGCTCGAGCCCTGGGCGGGGATCGAGACACGCGAGCTCGCCCACATCGCGGTGAAGGAGTCGGTCTTCCCGTTCGTGAAGTTCCCGGGCGTGGACGCGGTCCTCGGGCCGGAGATGAAGTCCACCGGCGAGGTCATGGGGATCGATCGCGACTTCCGCAAGGCGTACCTGAAGGCGCAGATCGCCGCCGGCTCGGTGCTGCCCGCCTCGGGCAAGGTCTTCATCTCGGTGAAGAACCGCGACAAGCGGCTCGTGATGACGCTCGCCAAGCGTCTCGTCGAGATGGGCTTCTCGATCGTCGCGACGGCGGGCACGGCGCGCGTCCTCGAGCGTCACGGGATGACCGCGGACCTCGTCCACAAGGTCGCCGAGGGCTACCGCCCGAACGTCCTCGACCTCATGAAGCAGGGCGAGATCGCGCTCGTCTTCAACACGCCCGAGGACGGGCGCGGCCGGCAGGATTCCTACATGATCCGGCGGACCGCGGTGACGCAGAACATCCCCTACTACCTCACGATGGACGGCGCCCAGACGGCGATCGCCGCGATCGAGGCGCTGCTGAAGGGCGAGCAGCAGGTGCTGAGCCTGCAGGAGTACCACGCTGAAACCCGCTGACCGGCTCCTCGTCGCCCTCGACGTCGAGGGCCTCGGCGAGGCGGAGGCGCTGATGGGCCGGCTCGCCGGTGTCGTCACCGGCTGCAAGATCGGCACGCAGCTCTTCACCGCCGCGGGGCCGGCCGCCGTCGAGGCGGCGCGGAAGCGCGGTCTGCGGGTCTTCCTCGACCTCAAGTACCACGACATCCCGAACACGGTCGCCGGCGCCGTGCGCGAGGCGACGCGCCTCGGCGTCTTCATGCTGAACGTCCACGCGTCGGGCGGGCTCGCGATGATGCGCGCCGCCGCCGAGGCCGCGACGAAGGCGGCGCGGGACTTCGGCGTGCCGCGCCCGCTCTGCCTCGGGGTGACGGTGCTGACGAGCCTCGACCGCGCGACGCTCGAGCGCGAGGTCGGGGTGACGGCGAGCGTCGAGGCCCACGTCCTGCGTCTGGCCGAGCGCGCGCGCGAGGCGGAGCTCGACGGATGCGTCGCCTCGCCGCGCGAGATCCGGATGCTCCGGGTGGCGCTCGGCAACCGCTGGGTGATCGTGACGCCGGGCATTCGCCCGGCAGAACGCGCCGACGACCAGGCGCGCGTCGCCACGCCGCGCCAGGCCCGCGATGCCGGCGCCGACTACCTCGTGGTCGGCCGCCCGATCACCGCCGCGGCCGATCCGGCCGCCGTGGCGCGCGACATCGTGAGTCAGCTGGAATGAATCGCGCCGTGCGGAACGCAGCCGCCACGCACCTGGATCAGGGCACGCCCCGAGTGCCCCCGGCCTCGCGGCGCTCGATGGAATGAATCGCGCCATGCGGAACGCAGCCGCCACGCACCTGGATCAGGGCACGCCCCGAGTGCCCCCGGCCTCGCGGCCCCCGCTCCAGTGACCGAACGGGAGACGCTCGCCCTCTACGAGAAGACCGGCGCACTCATGCGCGGCCACTTCCGGCTCACGTCGGGGCTCCACTCGGACGTCTACCTCCAGTCGGCGCTCGTCCTCCAGTTCCCCGAGCACGCCGCCGCCCTCGGCGCGGCGCTCGCCATGCCCTTCCGCGAATCCGCGACCGCCACGGTGCTGGCGCCCGCGATCGGTGGCATCCTCGTCGCCCACGAGGTGGCGCGCGCCCTCGGTTGCCGCTGCCTCTTCACCGAGCGCGAAAACGGCGTCATGACGCTGCGCCGCGGCTTCGCGCTCGCGCGCGGCGAGCGCTGCCTCATCGTCGAGGACGTCATCACCACCGGCGGCTCCACGCGCGAGGTCGTCACGTGCGTGGAGCAGGCGGGCGGCGTGGTGGTGGGCGTCGGCTCGCTGATCGACCGCTCGGGCGGCGTCGCGCG
This window encodes:
- the carB gene encoding carbamoyl-phosphate synthase large subunit; amino-acid sequence: EAEIRQQKISTLGKADLRRYKQLGFADRRLAALLNIKESSVRARRHKLGIRPVYKRVDTCAAEFESYTPYLYSTYEEEDEAPRTDRPKVIILGSGPNRIGQGVEFDYCCVHAAFALRDLGVEAIMVNCNPETVSTDYDTSDRLYFEPLTLEDVLNIVEKERPLGVVVQFGGQTPLKLAVPLQAAGVPILGTSPDAIDRAEDRERFNALIRELGLNQAAGATARSLAEAQTIASGIGYPVLVRPSYVLGGRAMRLVYDDRDLSQYMREAVRVSPEHPVLIDKFLEDAIEIDVDAVADPERVIVGGVMEHIEKAGVHSGDAACALPPYSLGEDQIRALCEQTKALAKALSVVGLINVQFAIRQETIYVLEVNPRASRTVPFVSKAIGTPLAKLATRALLGRSLEPWAGIETRELAHIAVKESVFPFVKFPGVDAVLGPEMKSTGEVMGIDRDFRKAYLKAQIAAGSVLPASGKVFISVKNRDKRLVMTLAKRLVEMGFSIVATAGTARVLERHGMTADLVHKVAEGYRPNVLDLMKQGEIALVFNTPEDGRGRQDSYMIRRTAVTQNIPYYLTMDGAQTAIAAIEALLKGEQQVLSLQEYHAETR
- the pyrF gene encoding orotidine-5'-phosphate decarboxylase, yielding MKPADRLLVALDVEGLGEAEALMGRLAGVVTGCKIGTQLFTAAGPAAVEAARKRGLRVFLDLKYHDIPNTVAGAVREATRLGVFMLNVHASGGLAMMRAAAEAATKAARDFGVPRPLCLGVTVLTSLDRATLEREVGVTASVEAHVLRLAERAREAELDGCVASPREIRMLRVALGNRWVIVTPGIRPAERADDQARVATPRQARDAGADYLVVGRPITAAADPAAVARDIVSQLE
- the pyrE gene encoding orotate phosphoribosyltransferase; translated protein: MTERETLALYEKTGALMRGHFRLTSGLHSDVYLQSALVLQFPEHAAALGAALAMPFRESATATVLAPAIGGILVAHEVARALGCRCLFTERENGVMTLRRGFALARGERCLIVEDVITTGGSTREVVTCVEQAGGVVVGVGSLIDRSGGVARFGVKRVALATVQARTWKPEECPLCKTGSPAIKPGSRA